One window from the genome of Helicoverpa zea isolate HzStark_Cry1AcR chromosome 6, ilHelZeax1.1, whole genome shotgun sequence encodes:
- the LOC124631039 gene encoding nuclear pore complex protein Nup154 — MPSVINNSIDTTRVVDGTKMQLESLELAGCTLDRYISADNSRPSFLEITGIASQRIPTCSGLNAGDYRNLAALVNHPSLSQLKILNKVPLPPEIMEHFAHMQCHCLMGVFPEISRVWLAIDSNIYVWAFEHGSDVAYFDGLGETIVSVGLVKPKAGVFQNFVKYLLVLTTTVEIVVLGVTFSSSKNDGSGELQEIHLVPEPVFVLPTDGISMMCVKSTANGRIFMGGKDGCLYEITYQAQLGWFGKHCKKVNHSTSTLSFLMPTFLSAALYDEDPIVKIEVDNSRHILYTLSEKGCIEVFDLGADGEGLSRVVRLTQGKIVSSAFDIVKTLEPSNFKPVVSISAVEQSESDHLNLVACTQTGARLYFTTGSADLSHGNTQRPLYLTLLHVRLPPGFTPNSSVLKPKQVHSAVYENGSLVMVCSAGGGGEAETLWCLSRVLASSATFSESHTLLALDGPAWALTALPHHHSKHLSPAMLTKKEVWSVSRWAVVTGAGACIVEAGAAPDLLRALLRDCRGPEAHPVKDFFHLYSVEQACACALFLACEDVTSGDLSISEWATRAFFLYGSQLAPTPMFQQPSQMPSTINSPKFSPRQMSTPMSMRGPQGQIQQGKLNQSYQAGPMNQSFPGSPNQTMMPQSPFHQSMLSPGFNQSSFVGNMSQQQRDPNFPMQIEYSAKHNGLYIYIGRILAPIWGLKCVTTEKSADRKEFMSSKVTGEDCAYIVQKLQRVAAFMQRTLAPPHSDEHASLQALKLFITMAIEMLSLWKVLCEHQFHVIAASLPPEQQNALQAASYRELLVGGQEVACLLLGSLVAGYLRDNASVDGISQKLRQLCPTLYRQEDATCSKANELLIFAKHQKNPAEREEMLQHALKLCKDVAPNVNLPLVCSKLVSAGFYSGVVELCVACASKLDPQDKAVHYYKSDQPSQDREGHFIYYRRMEIYREVCSALERLYERSAEASTSEPAPLRSQPNNDNILTMSPADANYQGRKLVWECLSRDDELLHVAVYEWLVSKHLGSELLSLGTAPPASLRTYLQAAARSAAPPAALHLLDLLWKVLEKSGDHLAAANVLEGLATRPGSGATLAARMAWVCAGVVCVRGAGAGGGELLRRLEEAAEVARVQQLVRSAAAALPPPRQPPPAAMQRLDDELLEITQLYEEYADRYNLWECKLAIVQCSGHNDALLVENIWSNILAEAEAAARNLPTPDERLASVLSKLTSLGREYVNTGHCFPLYFIVRQLEIMSCKLQADRGMVFRTILNIGVSLEQVLDIYIKLVSVNERVWLGCGDESHVCRAAALLLDSARADLAPLPPALRRRALARCKDLHEAALSALQARPNTQRLIDRLSVAQAHLDRMD; from the exons ATGCCAAGTGTAATAAACAATAGTATTGACACAACACGTGTGGTGGACGGTACCAAAATGCAATTAGAATCATTGGAGTTGGCGGGTTGCACTCTAGACCGGTATATCAGTGCTGATAATTCGCGCCCTTCGTTTTTAGAG atAACTGGAATAGCCTCTCAAAGGATTCCAACATGCAGTGGTCTAAATGCTGGAGACTACAGAAACTTAGCTGCCCTAGTAAATCACCCCAGCTTGTCGCAATTGAAGATATTAAACAAAGTTCCACTGCCACCCGAAATTATGGAACACTTTGCCC ATATGCAATGCCACTGCCTTATGGGAGTGTTTCCAGAAATCAGCAGAGTTTGGCTGGCAATAGATAGCAACATATATGTGTGGGCGTTTGAACACGGCAGTGATGTAGCATATTTTGATGGACTGGGAGAAACTATTGTCAGCGTCGGCTTGGTCAAGCCCAAGGCTGGAGTATTCCAaaactttgttaaatatttattagtccTCACAACCACTGTTGAAATAGTAGTCTTAG ggGTAACTTTTTCTTCTAGTAAAAATGATGGTTCAGGAGAATTGCAAGAGATACATCTAGTGCCAGAGCCTGTGTTTGTATTGCCAACCGATGGTATATCTATGATGTGTGTCAAGTCAACTGCCAATGGTAGAATTTTCATGGGCGGCAAGGATGGATGTCTGTATGAAATCACATACCAG GCACAACTAGGATGGTTCGGAAAACATTGTAAGAAAGTTAATCATTCTACAAGTACACTATCATTCCTTATGCCAACGTTCCTCAGTGCGGCCTTGTATGACGAGGACCCTATAGTTAAGATTGAAGTAGATAATTCAAGACATATTCTGTACACATTAAGTGAAAAGGGATGTATAGAAGTATTTGACTTGGGTGCTGATGGAGAAGGCCTGAGCAGGGTTGTGAGACTCACACAGGGGAAAATTGTTTCATCAGCTTTTGATATTGTCAA aaCACTGGAACCCAGCAACTTCAAGCCAGTTGTGTCAATATCAGCAGTTGAGCAATCGGAATCAGATCACCTGAATTTAGTGGCTTGTACTCAGACTGGAGCTCGACTGTATTTCACTACTGGAAGTGCAGA TCTAAGTCATGGTAACACGCAAAGGCCACTATACTTGACATTGCTGCATGTACGTCTGCCGCCTGGATTCACTCCTAACTCATCAGTATTGAAGCCCAAACAAGTACATAGTGCAGTTTACGAAAATG GTTCGTTAGTAATGGTGTGCTCGGCGGGTGGGGGTGGCGAGGCGGAGACGCTGTGGTGCCTGTCGCGAGTGTTAGCATCCTCGGCCACCTTCAGCGAGTCGCACACACTGCTGGCGCTGGACGGCCCGGCGTGGGCACTCACTGCGCTGCCTCATCATCACTCCAAGCATCTGTCACCAGCTATGCTTACTAAAAAAG AGGTGTGGAGCGTCTCACGCTGGGCTGTAGTGACGGGGGCAGGCGCTTGCATAGTGGAAGCAGGAGCGGCTCCCGACCTACTGCGAGCTCTACTGCGCGACTGCAGAGGACCTGAAGCTCATCCCGTTAAAGACTTCTTTCAT TTATACAGTGTAGAGCAAGCGTGCGCATGCGCGTTGTTCTTAGCGTGCGAAGACGTCACCAGTGGCGACCTCTCCATCAGCGAGTGGGCCACGCGGGCCTTCTTCCTGTACGGCAGCCAGCTGGCACCGACACCTATGTTCCAACAGCCTTCACAAATGCCTTCTACTATCA ATTCGCCCAAGTTCTCGCCGCGCCAAATGTCAACGCCGATGTCTATGAGGGGACCCCAAGGTCAAATACAACAGGGAAAACTGAACCAGTCGTACCAGGCAGGACCTATGAACCAATCCTTCCCTGGATCACCGAATCAGACCATGATGCCTCAATCACCATTCCATCAGAGCATGTTGAGTCCTGGGTTCAACCAGTCTTCCTTTGTGGGTAATATGAGTCAGCAGCAGAGAGACCCGAACTTCCCGATGCAGATAGAATATAGCGCGAAACATAACGGTCTTTACATCTACATTGGCAGGATCTTGGCCCCCATTTGGGGCTTGAAATGTGTGACCACTGAGAAGTCAGCTGATCGTAAAGAATTT ATGAGTAGCAAAGTGACCGGCGAAGATTGTGCCTATATAGTTCAGAAGTTGCAGCGCGTTGCTGCGTTTATGCAACGAACACTCGCGCCTCCGCATTCCGATGAGCACGCCTCTTTACAAgctcttaaattatttatta CAATGGCGATAGAAATGTTAAGTTTATGGAAAGTGCTCTGTGAGCATCAGTTCCACGTGATTGCCGCTAGTCTTCCGCCTGAGCAACAGAACGCGTTACAGGCTGCTAGTTATAG AGAATTACTGGTAGGTGGACAAGAGGTAGCGTGCTTGCTGCTCGGGTCTCTAGTCGCTGGTTATTTGAGAGACAACGCCTCCGTTGATGGCATTTCTCAAAAACTGAGACAACTGTGTCCTACGCTGTATAGACAAGAAGACGCCACTTGTTCCAAG GCGAATGAACTGCTAATATTTGCAAAACATCAGAAGAATCCAGCTGAAAGGGAAGAAATGCTACAGCATGCACTGAAATTATGCAAA GATGTAGCACCAAACGTGAATCTGCCATTGGTCTGCTCAAAACTGGTGTCAGCCGGTTTTTACTCGGGCGTGGTAGAGTTGTGCGTCGCTTGTGCATCGAAGCTGGACCCGCAGGACAAGGCCGTGCATTATTACAAGAGCGACCAGCCCTCGCAGGATAGGGAGGGacactttatttattatagaaG AATGGAGATTTACCGCGAAGTATGCTCAGCTCTAGAGCGCTTATACGAGCGCAGTGCAGAGGCTTCAACAAGCGAACCTGCGCCTTTGCGCTCACAGCCGAACAACGATAACATACTCACCATGTCTCCTGCTGACGCTAACTATCAG GGAAGGAAATTAGTTTGGGAGTGTCTTTCTCGAGATGACGAACTTCTACACGTCGCAGTATACGAGTGGCTGGTATCGAAACATCTAGGATCAG AGCTGTTATCCCTGGGTACGGCGCCACCCGCTTCGTTACGTACATACTTACAAGCGGCCGCGCGGTCAgcggcgccgcccgccgcgtTACATCTACTCGACTTGCTGTGGAAGGTGCTTGAGAAGAGCGGCGACCATCTAGCGGCGGCGAATGTTCTGGAAGGACTCGCTACTAGACCTGG TTCCGGCGCGACGCTGGCGGCGCGCATGGCGTGGGTGTGCGCGGGCGTGGTGTGcgtgcgcggcgcgggcgcgggcggcggcgagcTGCTGCGGCGCCTGGAGGAGGCGGCCGAGGTGGCGCGCGTGCAGCAGCTCGTGcgcagcgccgccgccgcgctgccgccgccgcgccagccgccgcccgccgccatGCAGCGCCTCGACGACGAGCTGCTCGAGATCACGCAG CTGTATGAAGAGTATGCGGACCGCTACAACCTGTGGGAGTGCAAGCTCGCAATCGTGCAATGTTCTGGCCACAACGATGCTCTCTTAGTCGAGAACATTTGGAGCAACATCCTGGCCGAAGCTGAGGCAGCAGCCAGGAACCTGCCCACACCTGACGAGAGACTGGCCTCCGTACTCAGCAAGCTCACTTCTCTTGGCCGCGAATACGTGAATACGGGACATTGTTTCCCATTAT ATTTCATTGTACGTCAACTGGAGATCATGAGCTGTAAGCTTCAAGCGGATCGAGGGATGGTGTTtagaacaattttaaatattggaGTGTCGTTGGAGCAAGTCCTCGACATTTACATCAA ACTGGTGAGCGTGAACGAGCGCGTGTGGCTGGGCTGCGGCGACGAGTCGCACGTGTgccgcgccgccgcgctgctGCTCGACAGCGCCCGCGCCGACCTCGCGCCGCTGCCGCCCGCGCTGCGCCGCCGAGCCCTCGCGAGATGCAAGGACCTGCACGAGGCCGCACTGTCCGCACTACAG GCTCGACCGAACACTCAACGCCTTATAGATCGTCTCTCCGTGGCGCAGGCGCATCTAGACCGTATGGATTGA